Proteins encoded by one window of Lycium barbarum isolate Lr01 chromosome 11, ASM1917538v2, whole genome shotgun sequence:
- the LOC132619878 gene encoding uncharacterized protein LOC132619878 produces the protein MTSPMIQKEIVTACKIEIIKAIIEELNADYFALLVDESFDVSRKEQIAVVLRYVDRMRFVMERLIDIIHVQDTCASSLKEAIVNLLDQHSLSLSYVRGQCYDGASNMQGRINGLKMLTRQESRSAHSVHCFAHQIQLSLVAVSKKCVEVGELVLLVSNILNMLGASFKHMDEYRESQKKRVQEALDMGELETGRGLHQEFGLTRACDTRWGSYYKSFSNFILMFGSIVDVLDDIVVDSYCPDESAKAMGFLRACQTVDVAFILHLMRDILAITDELNKCLQKKEQDIANAMLLVQVAKKRLQKLREEEWGSLIDKVSKFCIKYQILIPNLDEPYFTSLRSRRKLAGCNVSHHYYVEVFCKVINWQIQELSYRFDEVTTDLLHGIPCLNPIDSFSSFDLRKIMRMAEHYPDDFDEFSMGALENQLASYIIDVRDLDERFSDLKGLCDLSKRLVQTKKHSNYPLVFRLVKLALLLPVATASVERTFSAMKFIRNDLQSGMNESYFSGCLVPYVEKDVFNRISNDVIIKTFQGMKPRRVQL, from the coding sequence ATGACTTCTCCAATGATTCAAAAAGAAATTGTGACTGCATGCAAAATTGAAATAATTAAGGCTATCATAGAAGAATTAAATGCAGATTACTTTGCCTTGTTGGTTGATGAATCTTTTGATGTGTCGCGCAAGGAGCAAATAGCTGTTGTTTTACGATATGTTGATAGAATGAGATTTGTGATGGAGCGACTTATTGACATTATTCATGTTCAAGATACTTGTGCATCATCTCTAAAAGAAGCAATTGTTAATTTACTTGATCAACATTCCTTGAGTCTTTCTTATGTACGTGGACAATGTTATGATGGGGCAAGTAATATGCAAGGTAGAATCAATGGCCTTAAAATGTTGACTAGGCAAGAAAGTAGATCGGCTCATTCTGTTCATTGCTTTGCTCATCAAATTCAACTAAGTCTTGTTGCGGTTTCTAAAAAGTGTGTTGAAGTGGGGGAGCTTGTACTATTGGTTTCGAATATTTTGAATATGTTGGGAGCTTCTTTTAAACACATGGATGAATATCGAGAATCTCAAAAGAAAAGAGTTCAAGAGGCATTAGATATGGGTGAACTTGAAACTGGTAGAGGCTTGCATCAAGAATTTGGTCTTACTAGAGCTTGTGATACTCGTTGGGGATCCTACTACAAATCTTTTAGTAACTTTATTCTTATGTTTGGTTCAATTGTTGATGtacttgatgatattgttgttgattcaTATTGTCCAGATGAAAGTGCCAAGGCAATGGGATTTCTCAGAGCATGTCAAACAGTTGATGTTGCATTCATATTGCATTTGATGAGAGATATTTTAGCAATCACAGATGAGCTTAACAAATGCTTACAGAAAAAGGAGCAAGATATCGCAAATGCCATGCTACTTGTTCAAGTAGCAAAGAAAAGGTTGCAAAagttaagggaggaagaatgggGTTCGCTTATTGATAAAGTATCTAAATTTTGTATCAAGTATCAAATTTTGATACCTAATTTAGATGAGCCGTACTTTACCTCTTTGAGATCACGGCGTAAACTTGCTGGTTGTAATGTCTCACACCATTATTACGTTGAAGTGTTTTGCAAAGTTATTAATTGGCAAATTCAAGAGCTTTCTTATCGTTTTGACGAAGTAACGACTGATTTGCTTCATGGAATTCCTTGTTTAAATCCAATTGACTCATTTTCTAGTTTTGATCTCAGGAAAATAATGAGAATGGCTGAACATTATCCTgatgactttgatgaatttagTATGGGGGCTCTTGAGAATCAACTTGCGAGTTACATTATTGATGTTCGTGATCTTGATGAAAGGTTCTCCGATCTAAAAGGACTTTGTGATCTTTCAAAAAGATTAGTTCAGACAAAGAAGCATTCAAACTATCCTCTTGTATTCCGCTTAGTGAAACTTGCCTTGCTTTTGCCAGTTGCCACTGCATCTGTTGAAAGAACTTTTTCGGCAATGAAGTTTATCAGGAATGACTTGCAGAGTGGAATGAATGAGAGTTATTTTAGTGGTTGCTTGGTGCCTTATGTCGAAAAAGATGTGTTTAATAGGatttctaatgatgttattataaaAACATTTCAAGGAATGAAACCTCGTCGTGTACAGTTGTAG
- the LOC132617442 gene encoding protein NOI4-like isoform X2, with protein MTSQEQSRPLPKFGEWDVNDPASADGFTVIFAKARDEKNGTSTSANSAPPASPRTEAASPQNDSYHQDPMKKWFCCF; from the exons ATGACGTCT CAAGAGCAAAGTCGGCCATTGCCCAAATTCGGTGAATGGGATGTGAATGATCCAGCCTCAGCTGACGGATTCACAGTAATATTTGCAAAAGCTAGAGATGAGAAAAATGGCACCAGTACTTCTGCCAATTCTGCACCACCAGCATCACCAAGGACTGAAGCTGCATCCCCACAAAATGACTCTTATCACCAAGATCCAATG AAAAAGTGGTTTTGCTGTTTCTGA
- the LOC132617442 gene encoding RPM1-interacting protein 4-like isoform X1 yields MTSQEQSRPLPKFGEWDVNDPASADGFTVIFAKARDEKNGTSTSANSAPPASPRTEAASPQNDSYHQDPMALTELLESNRSRTSSFSNVSKCHYSGLAIFWYF; encoded by the exons ATGACGTCT CAAGAGCAAAGTCGGCCATTGCCCAAATTCGGTGAATGGGATGTGAATGATCCAGCCTCAGCTGACGGATTCACAGTAATATTTGCAAAAGCTAGAGATGAGAAAAATGGCACCAGTACTTCTGCCAATTCTGCACCACCAGCATCACCAAGGACTGAAGCTGCATCCCCACAAAATGACTCTTATCACCAAGATCCAATG gctctgacagagttattggagagcaaccgcagtaggacttccagcttcagcaatgtcagcaagtgccactactccggacttgctatcttttggtacttttaa